In Oncorhynchus nerka isolate Pitt River linkage group LG26, Oner_Uvic_2.0, whole genome shotgun sequence, one DNA window encodes the following:
- the LOC115103522 gene encoding pyridoxal-dependent decarboxylase domain-containing protein 1-like, with product MMVDPTLAEMGKNLNEAMKILEDGRKASEPDADRRQFSRSSIPGPLQGDGQDVASILQLVQNLMHDDEEEDKPSHRMQNVGEQGHMALLGHSLAAYISVLDRERLRKLITRIASDTTLWLCRLFRYESGSAYYHEDDREGLLKVCRLVINTRYEDYSTEGYTVLNSRQPVIYQSATCRPGLGQHLCSQVAGLPLSSLCTVPCNTMFGSQHQMDIALLDKLIREDVETGKLPLLLIANAGTPGAGHTDKLGRLKELCEQYGMWLHIEGVNLATLALWEVSSPVTAATRSDSMTLTLGPWLGLPAVPAVTLYRHEDPALSLAAGLTSSQPVEKLRALPLWLSLQYLGHDGIVEKIRHAVELSQQLLEKLKTLASIKTSVEDELNSPVVVFRFSQETSAESSGGSVEGYFAGEREVLDSLNRWLCERLAQLVPASGVDIVELEDEGTCVRFTPLMTAAALGTQRCDVDLLVERLTELVPVLNCTLRLRLDFREEVYRHSALSYIEDLNWPGLGAVRYEPRTEELNDSKRQLEVEKINSELLVKLRELDADLFSTGLEFGPEKDCIFIGMATEDLDVAELVDTIAALGRDIEENGRLLENMTEVVRKGIQEAELQLQKDNQDKLMEEGVLRQIPLVGSVLNWFSPFQSTVKGRTFNLAAGSLDSTEPTYSMKAQTGGLASPETPTSSAKRLPGQRLFRREGAGGSDSHSETSSVGQAEELSRERFPQPTTPTPPSPVPDEAVSVVPESPETPQRPPTQENGEVGTQEEEEREPVGQEAPVEEMGR from the exons ATGATGGTCGACCCCACACTCGCTGAAATGGGCAAGAACCTCAACGAGGCCATGAAGATCTTGGAGGATGGCCGAAA GGCATCAGAACCGGATGCAGATAGACGACAGTTCAGCAGGAGTAGTATCCCTGGACCCCTACAGGGGGA TGGGCAGGATGTGGCCAGTATACTCCAGCTGGTCCAGAATCTCATGCATGACGATGAAGAGGAAGATAAGCCAAGCCATCG GATGCAGAATGTCGGAGAGCAGGGTCACATGGCGTTGCTAGGACACAGCCTAGCAGCCTACATCTCAGTGCTGGACAGGGAGAGACTCAGGAAGCTGATCACACGCATCGCGTCTGACACAACACTCTGGCTCTGCAGACTCTTCAg GTATGAGAGTGGCTCAGCATACTACCATGAAGATGACAGAGAGGGCCTGCTGAAGGTGTGTCGCCTGGTCATCAACACCCGCTATGAGGACTACTCCACAGAGGGCTACACCGTGCTCAACTCCAGACAGCCTGTGATTTACCAGAGCGCCACCtgcaggcctggcctgggacaGCACCTCTGCAGCCAAGTAG CTGGTCTGCCTCTGTCCAGCCTGTGTACCGTCCCCTGTAACACCATGTTTGGATCCCAGCACCAAATG GACATTGCGTTGCTGGACAAGCTGATTAGAGAGGATGTGGAGACTGGGAAGCTTCCATTGCTGTTGATTGCCAATGCTG GCACCCCTGGGGCGGGACACACAGACAAGCTGGGCCGTCTAAAGGAGCTGTGTGAACAGTATGGCATGTGGCTCCACATAGAAGG ggtcaACTTGGCCACCCTGGCTCTGTGGGAGGTCTCATCCCCCGTGACG GCGGCCACCAGGAGTGACAGTATGACCCTGACCCTGGGTCCGTGGCTGGGCCTGCCTGCTGTCCCAGCTGTCACCCTCTACAGACACGAGGACCCAGCCCTG TCTCTGGCAGCTGGTTTGACCTCCAGTCAGCCAGTAGAGAAGCTGCGTGCCCTGCCTCTCTGGCTCTCCCTGCAGTACCTGGGCCATGATGGGATAGTGGAAAAGATTAGACACGCTGTAGAGCTT AGCCAACAGCTTCTGGAGAAACTGAAGACTCTGGCTTCCATAAAGACTTCA GTGGAGGATGAGCTCAACTCTCCAGTAGTAGTGTTCAGGTTCTCCCAGGAGACCAGTGCAG aATCCAGTGGTGGTTCTGTGGAGGGCTACtttgctggagagagagaagtgctAGATTCCCTCAACAGATGG CTGTGTGAGCGGTTGGCACAGCTGGTGCCCGCCAGCGGGGTAGACATAGTGGAGTTGGAGGACGAGGGCACCTGTGTCCGCTTCACCCCTCTTATGACCGCCGCag CCCTGGGGACCCAGAGGTGTGACGTGGATCTGCTGGTGGAGCGGTTGACTGAGCTGGTTCCTGTGCTGAACTGTACGCTGCGTCTCAGACTGGACTTCAGAGAGGAGGTGTACCGCCACTCTGCCCTCAGTTACATAGAGGACctcaactggcctggcctgggagccGTCAG GTATGAGCCGAGGACTGAGGAGCTGAACGACAGTAAGAGACAGCTGGAGGTGGAGAAGATCAACAGTGAGCTGCTGGTGAAACTAAGGGAACTGGATGCAGATCTCTTCTCCACCG gCCTGGAGTTCGGACCCGAGAAGGACTGCATATTTATTGGCATGGCAACGGAGGACCTAGACGTGGCAGAGCTAGTGGATACGATAGCCGCCCTGGGGAGGGACATAGAGGAAAACGGCAGG CTATTAGAGAACATGACAGAGGTGGTGAGGAAAGGCATCCAGGAGGCAGAGCTCCAgctccagaaagacaaccaggaCAAACtcatggaggag ggtgtgtTGAGACAGATTCCTCTGGTCGGCTCCGTGTTGAACTGGTTCTCTCCGTTCCAGAGCACTGTGAAGGGCAGAACCTTTAACCTGGCTGCAG GTTCCCTGGACTCCACAGAGCCCACCTACTCCATGAAGGCCCAGACAGGTGGGCTGGCGTCGCCAGAAACCCCTACCTCCTCTGCCAAGAGACTGCCAG GACAGAGGCTGTTCCGGCGCGAGGGTGCGGGTGGCTCTGACTCCCACAGTGAGACCAGCTCCGTGGGCCAGGCTGAGGAGCTCTCCAGGGAGAGGTTCCCACAACCCACCACACCCACCCCACCTTCCCCTGTCCCAGACGAGGCGGTTTCCGTGGTCCCTGAGAGCCCAGAGACCCCCCAGAGACCCCCCACGCAGGAGAACGGCGAGGTGGGtacacaggaagaggaggagagagagcctgTGGGCCAGGAGGCACCAGTGGAGGAGATGGGCAGATAG